The following are from one region of the Nostoc cf. commune SO-36 genome:
- a CDS encoding DUF4360 domain-containing protein, translated as MLQSYVFKRGIKAKMPSFLLSSECIFHQKTTLATSLQIHMNIKKFGVLLSLSTIFGMNVIATTALAKVSPSITFRKAIASGGGCVVTDQLLGSDGRSLSLLLDKFNAKEGARQRCILRIDTIIPSGFIVQNVEILYQGSVDVKPLSRGTTLSRSYIFNGGALGGITSARPIVTQFKSSNLLFQEQDDVFVAAASCGGQGQLGINMIAQSSSGSEIFVDSADLSAGDVLLRIDLAPC; from the coding sequence TTGCTTCAATCCTATGTTTTTAAGCGTGGGATTAAAGCAAAGATGCCTTCATTCCTTCTGTCTTCTGAATGCATTTTTCATCAAAAAACAACTCTAGCAACATCACTACAAATTCACATGAACATTAAAAAATTTGGTGTATTACTGTCTTTATCTACAATTTTTGGAATGAACGTTATTGCCACCACGGCTTTGGCTAAGGTATCGCCTAGTATTACTTTTAGAAAGGCAATTGCATCTGGTGGTGGATGTGTTGTTACAGATCAGCTTCTTGGATCTGACGGTAGAAGCTTATCGCTCCTCTTGGATAAGTTCAATGCAAAAGAGGGTGCGCGTCAAAGGTGTATTTTACGTATTGATACTATCATTCCAAGTGGCTTCATTGTCCAAAATGTAGAGATACTGTACCAAGGAAGTGTTGATGTTAAACCACTGAGTAGAGGTACGACCTTAAGCAGAAGCTATATCTTTAATGGTGGTGCTCTTGGTGGTATAACCTCAGCTCGCCCTATAGTTACCCAGTTTAAATCTAGCAATCTTCTTTTTCAGGAGCAAGATGATGTTTTTGTTGCAGCTGCTTCGTGTGGTGGACAAGGACAATTAGGTATTAATATGATTGCACAATCCTCATCAGGAAGTGAGATTTTTGTTGATTCAGCCGATCTAAGTGCTGGGGATGTGCTATTGCGTATAGACCTAGCTCCTTGCTAA